Part of the Pseudodesulfovibrio mercurii genome is shown below.
CTACGACGTCAACGCCAAGCTCGGCCAGCTCCAGCCCGTGACCACCTTTACCCACGTCCCGTTGTATGCGGGCTGGGTCACGGGCAGAGGAGTGGCGGGCTGACGGGTGAGGCTTCGACCTTATTACCTCTGGAAAAGAAAATCAGGTTTTGGAGGCCGCTTCGCGGCGATTATCGGGTGATTTCGCCTCCGGCGGGCAAGGGCTCGTACCCTTGCATCCCATATATGCGCCTTCGGCGCGACTTTTCCCGCTCCGCAAACGAAAAAAGCCCCGGCAGGCGAAAACTGCCGGGGCCTCGTTTTTTCTCTTAGGAGGAGAAGGTTGAGGGTGTCGGTCTGCGATCTATTCTAGCGGCTCGAGGAGAAGGTGCCGCTGGGGAACATGCGCGTGGGCTTGGTTACGGCCGAAGTGTTCTCGGGCACGACCATCTCGGCGTCGATGTCGCCGATGTGCTCGCGGTAGGCGATGATGTCCTGGACCGTGCACATGGCCATCTGGTGCTTGATGGCGAAGGCCACGATCTCGTGCAGCTTGGCCATGGTCCCGTCCGGGTTGGTCAGCTCGCAGAGCACGCCGCAGGGCGCAAGCCCGGCCAACCGCGTCAGGTCCACCGTGGCTTCGGTGTGGCCGCCGCGCTCCAGCACGCCGCGCGGCCTGGCCGCCAGCGGGAACACGTGGCCCGGGCTGTTCAGGCTCGCCGGGGTGGCGTCGGGCGCGATGGCCGCCTTGATCGTGGTCAGACGGTCGGCCGCCGACACGCCCGTTGTCACGCCCTCGGCCGCCTCGATGGAGATGGTGAAGGCCGTGTTGTAGGCGCTGGTGTTGTTTTCGACCATCATGGGCAGGCCGAGGGACTTGATCTTCGCCTCGGTCAGGCAGAGGCAGACGATGCCGCTGCACTCGCGGATGAGCATGGCCATCTGGGGCACGGTCAGGGTCTCGGCGGCGAAGATGAGGTCGCCTTCGTTCTCCCGGTCGGCATTGTCCGTGACCAGCACGCCCTGCC
Proteins encoded:
- the ribB gene encoding 3,4-dihydroxy-2-butanone-4-phosphate synthase encodes the protein MDQPILKQFGGPISRVEKALKALRKGQGVLVTDNADRENEGDLIFAAETLTVPQMAMLIRECSGIVCLCLTEAKIKSLGLPMMVENNTSAYNTAFTISIEAAEGVTTGVSAADRLTTIKAAIAPDATPASLNSPGHVFPLAARPRGVLERGGHTEATVDLTRLAGLAPCGVLCELTNPDGTMAKLHEIVAFAIKHQMAMCTVQDIIAYREHIGDIDAEMVVPENTSAVTKPTRMFPSGTFSSSR